The following proteins are encoded in a genomic region of Haloarcula salinisoli:
- a CDS encoding DNA-directed DNA polymerase II small subunit yields MPLSTPARIVSELASRGYNAEPAAVTRLAGAPESETALERALETMPDDALKLTVDHVDSVLDRSESRAAATSTPGQDAETGASAVTSATEPEDPSVSTGTEPPNSPDVGDGVPVETKGSRDVDISKRAIEVANDMTGDSTGTGEYNDFVQVFRDRYEKLASKLRGRVNHRPTDAIENMAGGSEAALIGMVSDIRSTASGHWLVELEDTNGTFPCLVMKDRPIADLVQQLLLDEVIAVDGTLADDSGILFVDSLHFPDIPRTHSPSTADRPVQAALISDVHVGSQEFMEDAWHRFTDWLHTPEAEHVEYLLIAGDMVEGVGIYPEQDKELDIIDIYEQYEQFSEYLKEVPGDMEIRMIPGNHDAVRLAEPQPGFDEELRDIMSVHDASVHSNPALVTVEGVTILMYHGVSLDEVIAELPDEEASYEEPHKAMYQLLKKRHVAPQYGGHTRLAPEDRDYLVMEEVPDVFHTGHVHKLGWGKYHNVLALNSGCWQAQTEFQKSVNIDPDSGYAPILDLDTLDMTVRKFT; encoded by the coding sequence GTGCCACTCTCGACGCCGGCCCGTATCGTCAGCGAGCTGGCCAGCCGTGGTTACAACGCCGAACCGGCGGCAGTGACGCGTCTGGCCGGCGCGCCGGAGTCAGAGACCGCGCTCGAACGCGCACTGGAAACGATGCCCGACGACGCGCTAAAACTCACCGTCGACCACGTCGATTCGGTACTCGACCGGTCGGAATCGCGTGCCGCCGCCACGTCGACGCCGGGCCAGGACGCCGAGACCGGGGCGAGTGCAGTCACGTCGGCGACCGAACCCGAAGACCCCTCTGTTTCAACTGGAACGGAGCCGCCAAACTCGCCCGACGTGGGGGACGGTGTTCCAGTCGAAACGAAGGGGTCTCGCGACGTTGATATATCTAAGCGTGCCATCGAGGTCGCCAACGACATGACCGGCGACTCGACGGGCACCGGAGAGTACAACGACTTCGTGCAGGTGTTCCGGGACCGCTACGAGAAGCTCGCGAGCAAGCTGCGGGGACGGGTGAACCACCGCCCGACCGACGCCATCGAGAACATGGCCGGGGGAAGCGAGGCCGCCCTCATCGGGATGGTCTCCGATATCCGCTCGACCGCCAGCGGCCACTGGCTGGTCGAACTCGAAGACACCAACGGCACGTTCCCGTGTCTGGTGATGAAAGACCGCCCCATCGCCGACCTTGTCCAGCAGCTCCTGCTGGACGAGGTCATCGCTGTCGACGGAACCCTGGCCGACGATTCCGGAATTTTGTTCGTCGACTCGCTGCACTTCCCGGACATCCCCCGGACCCACAGCCCGTCGACGGCCGACCGACCGGTTCAGGCCGCGCTCATCTCCGACGTCCACGTCGGTAGCCAGGAGTTCATGGAAGACGCCTGGCACCGCTTTACCGACTGGCTCCACACCCCCGAAGCGGAACACGTCGAGTACCTGCTCATCGCCGGCGACATGGTCGAGGGCGTCGGCATCTACCCCGAACAGGACAAGGAGCTGGACATCATCGACATCTACGAGCAGTACGAGCAGTTCTCGGAGTATCTCAAGGAGGTCCCCGGCGACATGGAGATTCGCATGATTCCGGGCAACCACGACGCCGTCCGGCTGGCCGAGCCCCAGCCCGGCTTCGACGAGGAACTCCGGGATATCATGTCCGTCCACGACGCCAGCGTCCACTCGAACCCCGCCCTCGTGACGGTGGAGGGCGTCACCATCCTCATGTATCACGGCGTCTCGCTGGACGAGGTCATCGCGGAACTGCCCGACGAGGAGGCCAGCTACGAGGAGCCCCACAAGGCGATGTACCAGCTCCTGAAAAAGCGCCACGTCGCCCCGCAGTACGGCGGCCACACCCGTCTCGCACCCGAAGACAGGGACTATCTGGTGATGGAGGAGGTCCCCGACGTCTTCCACACCGGCCACGTCCACAAGCTGGGCTGGGGGAAGTACCACAACGTGCTGGCGCTGAATTCGGGCTGCTGGCAGGCCCAGACGGAGTTCCAGAAGTCCGTCAACATCGACCCCGACTCGGGCTACGCGCCCATCCTGGACCTGGACACGCTGGATATGACGGTCCGTAAATTCACCTGA